DNA from Microvirga ossetica:
CCGACGATCTCGATGTCGGGCTTGATCGCCTTGGCGGCCACCGTGATGCCGGAGATCAGCCCGCCACCGCCGATGGGCACGACGATCTGGTCGAGGTCGGGGGCATCGCTGAGCATTTCGAGGGCGATGGTGCCCTGGCCGGCCATCACCTTCGGGTCGTCGTAGGGGTGGACGAAGACGAGCCCTTCCGCGTCGGCGATCTCGCGGGCACGGGCCGCCGACTCGTAGAGCGTCTCGCCGTCCAGGATCACCTTTGCGCCGTAGGAGCGCGTGTTCTCCGCCTTCACCAGGGGCGTGCCCTCGGGCATGACGATGGTCGCGGGGATGCCGAGGCGGCGCGCATGATAGGCGACGGCCTGGGCATGGTTGCCGGCCGACATGGCGATGACGCCGCGGGCACGCTCGGCCGGCTCAAGGCTTTCCAGCTTCGTGGCGGCTCCGCGCTCCTTGAACGAGCCGGTCGGCTGCATGTTCTCGTGCTTCACGAAAACCGTCGCGCCGGTGAGCTGCGACAGGCGAGGGGCGGGTACGAGGGGCGTCCGCAGGACCTTGCCCTCGATCGTCTTCGCTGCGCGCTGCACGTCCTCGATGGTGATGGCGTATTCGGCCACGTTGTCCTCCGGACTTCTCATTATAGGCCCTTAAACGGGTCTTGGTGTCGGATCCTTGAAGCCGAGCAGGCCGCCGGGCCGGAAGATCAGGAACACGACCAGGGCCACATAAAGCGCCATGTCGCGCATCTCGATCGGCAGATAGGCAGACCACAGGGTTTCGAACAATCCCACGGCGAAGCCTCCTAGCATCGCACCGGGGATCGAGCCAATCCCGCCGATGATGGCGGCGATCAGGGCCTTGAGCCCGTACTGGAACCCGCCGGCGAAGCCCAGGCCGCCATATTGCGCGACGATCAGCATGCCGGAAAGGCCCGCCATCGCCCCGGCAACACCTAAGGTCTGCAGGAGGAGACGGGGTCCGTTCACGCCCATCAGCGCCGCGGCGCGGGCGTCGTCCGCAGAGGCCCGCCAGGCGCGTCCGAAGCCGGTCGCCTGGACGAGCCAGAGAAGGCTCGATGCCGCAAGAACGCCGATGCCGGCGGTGATAACCGTGATCGGCGTAAGATTCACGATGAACTCGCCGGCACGGGCGAGGGGCCAGGCCTCCGACCAGATCGGCGGCAGCCAGACCGTGACCGGGCTCTGCACGAGCCTCAAGTATTCCATCAGGAAGAGGGACATGCCGACGGTCGCGATCAGGCTCGGCTGCGGGCTTTCCGCCGTGATGCGGCCGATGGTGAAATACCCGCCGACCGCGTTGTGGATCGCGCCTGCGAAGAGCGCCGCCGCGAGACCGGCTGCAAGCCCGAGCACCGGCGAGCTGACGCCGTAACCAAGCAGGATCGAGGTGCCGGCGACCGTCGCCGCCGAGCCGATGGCGGCCAGTTCCCCGAAGGCGAGGTTGATCCGCCCGCTCAGGCCGAAGACGAGGGCGAATGAAACCGCAAGCAAGGCATAGATCGCCGTCCTCGGCAGGCTGACCAGAATCTGCTGCAGCCAGTAGGCGACGCTCAACGGGATATCGGCCACATCGGCGTCGGCGCGGCTGCCGGGATCGCCCGCGGCGCCCTCCGGGGTGTCGAGATAATAGCGCTTCAGGAGATAGAGGCTGGCGCCGGACATGGGGCCTTCCTCGGTGCCGAGTCCGACGAGGTCCGCCTTGTTGGCCGCGAGCCCCTCGGCGGCGAACTGGCAGATGGCATAGCGTTCAAGAGCGGGGCGATCCGGATGCTGGGCCACGTAATCGACGCGCAGGCTGCGCGGCGCCGGGCCTTCCCGCACGCGTTCCACGGTGATGACCGCTCCGGGATTGAGCGCCGGCAGGGTGGACCGGCAGACCCGCACCTGATCGGCATCGATGGAGATGCCGCAGGCGGAGAGGAGGCAAAGAGCTAGCAGGAGGGATGCGAGCCGCGCCGCTCCCAGTGACCGGCCCATGATGGGCATGCGCGGCCTTTGCCTTCCCCTTGCGGCGAGGCAAAGGGGTGGGGATGGTCTGACCGGGTGAGAGATCGCGGCGATGCGCGATCCTCCCTCTCCCGGCTGGGAGAGGGCTGGGGTGAGGGAAGGCCGGTGCCGGATGAAGCGGTGAGGGAGACGTGTCGCGGCGGAAGCGGTGGCGCTGGGCTTGTCGAATGCCACACCCTCACCCCTGCCCCTCTCCCCCTCGGGAGAGGGGACGCGCCGTCTTTGCCTCGTGCAATCTGGATGAACCGCAGCGCTCTGACTTTGCGATCCCCACCCTTCATCTCTTCCCGCAAAGGTAAGGAAAATACGCGGGACACGCTCTATGAGCCGGCCCTGAAGAGTCCTCGAGCCGGTCACGAAGGGCAGCCCGCGATCGCTGTGGAATCAGCCCTGCTTCTTCAGCCTTTCGGCGACCTGCGGGGCGAAATAGGTGAGGATGCCATCCGCGCCAGCACGTTTGAAGGCCAGAAGGCTTTCCATCATCGCACGCTCCCCGTCGATCCAGCCATTCCCGGCCGCGGCCTGGATCATGGCATACTCGCCGGAGACTTGGTAGGCGAAGGTCGGCACGGCGAAGGTGTCCTTCACCCGGCGCACGACATCGAGATAGGGCATGCCCGGCTTGACCATGATCATGTCCGCGCCCTCGTCGAGATCCAGCGCCACCTCGCGCAGGGCTTCGTCCGAGTTGGCCGGGTCCATCTGATAGGTGCGCTTGTCGCCGACGAGGCATGCGCTGGTGCCGATGGCGTCCCGGAACGGGCCGTAGAAGGCGGAGGCGTATTTCGCCGCATAGGCCATGATCTGCACGTCGAGGAAGCCGGCCTCGTCGAGGCCTTCGCGGATGGCGGCGACGCGCCCGTCCATCATGTCGGAGGGAGCGATGATGTCGGCGCCGGCCTCGGCCTGGAGCACGGCCTGGCGGACCAGGAGCGCGACCGTCTCGTCGTTGAGGATGCGCTCGCCCTCCATCACCCCGTCATGGCCGTGGCTGGTATAGGGGTCGAGGGCGACGTCGCAGACGATGCCGATATTCGGCACGGCCTTCTTGATCTCGCGGGCGGTGCGGCAGACGAGATTGCGGCTGTTGAGGGATTCGGACCCGGTCGGGTCGCGCAAGGACGGATCGGTATAGGGAAAAAGGGCAATGGCCGGGATGTCGAGCGCTGCGGCCCGTTCGGCCTCGCGCACGGCCTCGCCGATTGTCAGCCGTTCCACTCCGGGCATGGAGGCGACGGCCTGGCGTCCGCTCGCCCCCTCGATCACGAAGATCGGCCAGATCAGGTCGTTTGCCGTCAGCACGTTCTCGCGCACCAGCCGCCGCGACCATTCGGCCTTGCGGTTGCGCCGCGGGCGGTGGGACAGGTTCAGGGAGCGGGCAGGGGCTTCCCCCGAAGCGGGGCGGGGGAACGGCGACAGTTTCGACATCATCCTCATCCGGCGCCGGCTTCGATGCGCCGGCGGATATCCAGAGGGTTAGCACATTTAAAACGCTCTAAAAAAGGGTTCGAGGTCGCAGTTCGGCCCGATCCGTGGAAGATTGACGTCAAATCAGCCATGCGCTGACGGCAGGCTCAGGGTGTCATCGTCTGCGAGCCGAAGGCGAGGGAAGAGGATCCATAGCGCTGACTTGCAACTGGATTCCCTTCCCCTCCGCCGCGCTCCGGCCGGGAATGACACTGTGTCCATTGACGGCCGGCCTGCGCCTTGTTCTAAGCCGCGTCGAGATGAAGGAGCGTTTCATGGACGAGAGCGTTGAAGTTCTCTGCGAGAAGCAGGGCGAGGCGGGCCTCATCACGCTCAACCGTCCGAAGGCGCTCAACGCTCTGACCCTGACCATGGTCCGCGAGATGCGCCGCGCTCTCGATTCCTGGGCGCAGGATCCTGCGGTCACGCGGATCGTCGTGCAGGGCGCGGGCGAGAAGGCCTTCTGCGCCGGCGGCGACATCCGGCAGCTCACGGACGACCTCAAGGCCGGCAGGCGCGAGCCGGCGCTCGCCTTCTGGCGCGAGGAATACCAGCTCAACATCGCGATCAAGCGCTACCCCAAGCCGTATATCTCCCTCATCGACGGCATCGTCATGGGCGGCGGGGTCGGTGTGTCCCTGCACGGCGCCTACCGGGTCGCCGGCGAGCGCTACCTCTTCGCCATGCCCGAGGTCGGGATCGGCTTCTTTCCCGATGTCGGCGCGACCTATGCGCTGCCGCGCCTGCCGGGAGAGACGGGCATGTATCTCGCGCTCACGGGCGATCGGGTGAAGCGCGCCGATGCCGTCATGCTCGGCCTGGCGACCCATTCGGTCGCGAGCGAGAGCATCCCCGCCCTGCGCGACGCTTTGATGGCCGGCGAGCCGGTCGACGCGGCTCTGGCCCGGTTCGCGGCCGATCCCGGCCCCGCTCTCCTCGAGGCTGAACGGGAAGCGATCGACGCCTGCTTCTCGGCCGACGGCGTCGCCGCCATCCTGGCGCGCCTCGACGAGGCTGCCGCCGGGGGCTCTGAATTCGCGGCGAAGACGGCGGCCGGCATGCGTGCAAAGTCGCCGACGAGCATGAGCCTCGCCTTCGAGCAGGTGCGTCGCGGCGTGGCCATGGACTTCGAGGAGGCCATGAGGACCGAGTTCCGCATCGTCTCCCGGATCGGCGAAGGCCACGATTTCTACGAGGGCGTCCGCGCCGTCCTCATCGACAAGGACAACCGGCCGCAATGGCGGCCGGCCTCGATCGAGGCTATCGACCCGGCCGTGATCGAACACCATTTCGCGAGCCTCGGGCCGCAGGACCTGGAGGCCATCTGATGGCACGCAGCGGCAACCAGAGCGCCACCGGCCATTCGGCCCGGGACTATATGTCCGACCGCATCGAGGAGCGCCCCGTCGCGACCGGGATCATGCGCTGGGGGTTCGTTCTCACCTGGTTCATGCGGATCCTGGCGATTCTCTGGATCATGAAGGGCCTCAGCTCCTGGGCGGTGATCCTCGGCATCTGGACGCCCATCGGCCAGTTCGAGGCCCGGTCGACCGGCTATCAGGCCACCGTGATCTATTTCTCCCTGATCGACCTGATCGCCGCGGTGGGCCTGTGGATGGCGAGCACTTGGGGCGGGATCATGTGGCTTTTGGCCATCATGAGCCACCTGATTCTCGCCGCCTTCTTCCCGGGAATCGTCTCGGGCGGCTTGGTGACCGTGGCCTTTTTCCTGACGCTGATCGCCGTTTACCTGGGAGTCGCATGGCTTGCCGCGCGAGAGGGGCAGTAGGAACGGCCGAGGCCAAGCTCCTCACGCAGAAGTGTATCCTCAAGGCTACACTCCAAAGTTACATAGGCGTCAGAGGCGGTTGCGAGGCACAAGGGATGCCGGCCAAGTCGGTTTGCCATAAAACGGCCCCGATGTTCCTTGTTTTCGATACCGTTCTTTAATCCTAAACCGGCACTTATCGCTGGGAGTGGGGGCAATGCGGGCTCAAGGTCCGAGGCTCCCTTGTCGATCACCTCTAACCGGGAAGAGCTTGCGCTCATGTTGTCTCGCCGTACCCTCCTGACCGGATCGCTCGCCCTGATCTTCACGCCCGCCACCGGCGCCCTGGCCCAGCAATTCGCCCAGAGCCAGGCCGAGTGGTCGCAGAATTACGAGGCCGTGTCCCGCACCCGCGTGCAGCGCACCTCGACGCCGATGCTCTCGCCTGACGCTCTCGCTGCCACCGAGCAGATGATCGAGTATTACCGGAACATCGCCGCTCGCGGCGGCTGGCAGCCTGTCCAGGGTGTCCAGGGCCTGCGGGTCGGCTCGAAGAGCCCGGCCGTCATCGCCCTGCGCCAGCGCCTCATCATCACGGGCGATCTCGACCAGACCGCCGGCGAATCGCCGATCTACGATTCCTACGTCGAGGCCGCCGTGCGCCGCTTCCAGGCCCGCCACGGCATCAGCTCCACGGGTACCGTGACGGCCCCCACGGTCCAGGCCATGAACGTGCCGGCCGAGATGCGCATCCGCCAGCTCGAGATCAACGTGAGCCGCCTGCGCACCCTCATCGGCGGACTCGGCAACAAGTACGTGGTCGCCAACATCCCCGCCGCTCTCGTCGAGACGGTGGAGGGCGGCGTCGTCCACACCCGCCACGCCGCCGGCGTCGGCAAGATCGACCGTCAGTCGCCGCTCTTGAGCTCCAAGGTGGTCGAGGTCAATTTCAACCCGTTCTGGACCGTGCCCGCTTCGATCATCAAGAAGGATCTGATCCCGAAGATGCAGAAGGAGCCGAACTACCTGACGGACAACAAGATCCGCATCTTCAACGGCAACACGGAGCTTTCGCCCACGCAGGTGAACTGGTTCTCGGACGAGGCGACCCGTTACCGCTTCCGCCAGGATCCGGGCGGCGAGCTGAACTCCATGGGGTTTGTCCGCATCAACATCCCGAACCAGCACGGCGTCTACATGCACGACACGCCGTCCAAGGGCATCTTCGGTGACGATTTCCGCTTCGTGTCTTCGGGCTGCATCCGGGTGCAGAACGTGCGCGACTACATCGAATTCCTGCTGAAGGACACGCCCGGCTGGAGCCGCGAGCAGATCGACGCCGCCTTCAAGTCTGGCGAGCGCATCGATGCGCGCCTGACGCAGCCGGTTCCGATCCACTGGGTCTACGTCACCGCCTGGGCGACCCCGGACGGCCTCGTGCAGTTCCGCGACGACATCTACAACAAGGACGGCCTCGGCAACGCCATCCCGGTCGCAAGCCGCACCCCGACCGAGCCGGACGCCGAGATGTTCCTGCAGAACTGAGACCTGCAAGAGGCCAGCTTCAACACCACGTCATCACCGGCCTCGTGCCGGTGATTTCGTTTTGGACTGACGCATCCCAAGCCCTCCTCCCCCTTGTGGGGAGGAGTTGGAGGCGGGGGTGTCGGCGCCTGACTTTGATAGGCTATCGCTCACACCCCCACCCTTGATCCCTCCCCACAAGGGGGAGGGAAAATGCCTCCGTCCTTTCGGACAGCCCGCCCCTCCGGCAGGCTGTTGCATTTCCAAAGCCTAGTAGGCATGTCTCCAGAACAGGTTGGCTCCCTTCAGCCTGCCATGATAAAGGCCTGGGCAAATGCAGACCGAGCGGCCGGCTCGTGCCGGGCTCACAGGAAGGCGAGGGTACCCATGAGCGCGAGTGAAGCGGCACGCAATCATCTCTCCAACAGCTTTTTCTCGGCAAGCCTCGCCGACAGCGATCCCGAGATCGCCCGCGCCATCGGGCTCGAGCTCGGCCGCCAGCGCGACGAGATCGAGCTGATCGCCTCCGAGAACATCGTCTCCCGCGCCGTGCTGGAAGCGCAGGGCTCGGTGATGACCAACAAATATGCGGAGGGCTATCCGGGCCGCCGCTATTACGGCGGCTGCCAGTTCGTCGACATCGCCGAGGAACTCGCCATCGAGCGGGCCAAGCGCCTTTTCGACTGCAAGTTCGCCAACGTGCAGGCCAATTCCGGCTCCCAGGCCAACCAGGCCGTGTTCATGGCGCTGATGAAGCCCGGCGACACCTTCATGGGCCTCGATCTGGCCTGCGGCGGCCACCTCACCCACGGCTCGCCCGTGAACATGTCCGGCAAGTGGTTCAACGTGGTGAGCTACAAGGTGCGCGAGAGCGACCAGATCATCGACATGGACGAGGTCGCCAGTCTCGCCGGCGAGCACAAGCCGAAGGTGATCGTCGCCGGCGGCTCGGCCTATTCCCGCTTCTGGGACTTCGCCCGTTTCCGCGAGATCGCTGACGAGGTCGGCGCCTTCTTCATGGTCGACATCGCCCATTTCGCGGGCCTCGTCGCCGGCGGCGCCCATCCTTCGCCGTTCCCGCACGCCCATGTGGTCACCACCACGACCCACAAGACCCTGCGCGGCCCGCGCGGCGGCATGATCCTCACCAACGAGGAGGACATCGCCAAGAAGGTCAATTCCGCGATCTTCCCCGGCCTCCAGGGCGGCCCGCTCATGCATGTGATCGCCGCCAAGGCCGTGGCCTTCGGCGAGGCGCTGCGTCCCGAGTTCAAGATCTATGCCCGCGCCGTGGCCGACAATGCCAAGGTGCTGGCCGACACCATGCTCGAAGGCGGCTATGCCATCGTCGCCGGCGGCACGGACAACCACCTCATGCTGGTCGACCTGCGCCCGAAGAAGCTCACCGGCAAGGCCGCCGAGGCCGCGCTCGGCCGCGCCCACATCACCTGCAACAAGAACGGCGTGCCCTTCGACCCCGAGAAGCCGATGGTCACCTCCGGCATCCGCCTCGGCACCCCGGCCGCCACCTCGCGCGGCTTCGGCATCGCCGAGTTCAAGAAGGTGGGCGAGCTGATCGTCGAGACCCTGGACGGCCTTGCCAAGAATGGCGACGAGGGCAATGCGGCGGTCGAGGAATCGGTCAAGGGCCGAGTCCACGAGCTGACCCGCCGCTTCCCGATCTACGCCTGAGGTTTAGGCTTAACCCATGCGCTGCCCCTATTGCGGGAGCCTGGACACCCAGGTGAAGGATTCCCGCCCCACGGACGATTCCTCGTCCATCCGCCGCCGCCGCATCTGCCCGGATTGCGGCGGCCGCTTCACGACCTTCGAGCGCGTGCAGCTGCGCGAGCTGACGGTCATGAAGCGCTCCGGACGGCGCGTGCCCTTCGACCGGGACAAGCTCCAGCAATCGGTCGAGGTCGCACTGCGCAAGCGTCCGGTGGATCCGGAGCGCGTCGAGCGGATGATCAACGGCATCGTGCGCCAGCTCGAGAGCATGAGCGACGGCGAGGTGCCGAGCGAGACGGTGGGCGAACTGGTCATGGAAGGGCTGAAGGGCCTCGACGACGTGGCCTATGTTCGCTTCGCCTCCGTCTACAAGAATTTTCGCGAGGCCAAGGACTTCGAGGAGATTCTTGGCAAGCTGGCTGAAGGCGAAAGCGAGGACGAACTTCCGCCTCCGCCGAAGAAGAAGCGCGCCCCGAGCGAACCATGAGGTCCACGGGGGCGATAGGGCAGAAATCCGAGCGGACACTTCAGGATGAGCGCTTCATGCGCCTGGCCATCGCCCTGGGCGAGCGCCATCTCGGCCTCACCTGGCCGAACCCATCCGTCGGCGCCGTGGTGGTGGACGAAAGCGGCGGGGCGCCGGTCATCATCGCTCAAGGAGCGACGCAGCCGGGCGGCAGGCCGCATGCGGAGCGGATGGCGCTTGAGGCGGCCGGAGAGCGCGCCAGGGGCGCAACCCTCTATGTGACGCTCGAACCCTGCGCCACCCGCAGCAGCAGCGATCACGGCCCGTCCTGCACCGATCTCATTCTCGCTGCCGGAATCGGACGGCTGGTGGTCGGCGCGCCCGATCCGAGCCCCTTCGCCGCCGGGCAGGGGCGGGACCGTTTCGAAAGTGCGGGGATCGCCGTGACCTCTGGCTGCCTTGCCGAGGAAGCCCGCAGGCTCCATCGCGGCCACATCACCCGGGTTACGAAGGGGCGGCCTGCCGTGACGGTCAAACTCGCGCGCAGCACCGAGGGCTTCGCCGGTTCCCGCCATGGCCCGCGCCTGATGCTCACGGGCGAAATCGCCAACGGGAAAGTTCACCTGATGCGCGCCCATGCGGACGCGATCATGGTCGGCGTCGGAACCGTTGTCGCCGACGATCCGCTGCTCACCGTGCGCCTGCCGGAGCTCGAAGCCCGCTCGCCGGTCCGCATCGTCGTCGATTCTCACCTGCGTACGCCTGTTGGCGCGAGGGTCGTGACAGGCGCCCGTGCGATTCCGACCTGGATCGTGACCAGCGTCGAGGCTCCGGTCGAGCCGGAGCGGGCTCTCGTCGCGCAGGGCGTCGAGGTCATGCGGGTCTCGGCGGACGAGCGCGGCCATGTCCGCCTGGAGGAGGCGCTCCAGCTTCTCGGCACGCGCGGGATCACGACCGTTTTCTGCGAGGGCGGCCCCGGTCTGGCGGATGCGCTCGCGAGCGCCGATCTCATCGATGAGCTGGTCCTGATCACCGGACGGTCCGCGCGGGGGCAGGGCGACGTGCCCGCCCTCGGGCCGTCGTTGCATGACCGCATGGATATTCTCGATCTGCGGGCCGAGGAGCAGATCGGCCCCGATCTTTTCATGTTTTGGGAGAGACCCTGATGTTTACGGGTATCGTCACCGATGTCGGTGAGATTGCAGCGGAGGAGGGATCCCAGGGAGCCCTCAAGCGGCTGCGCATTCATGCCTCCTACGATCCCGCCGGAATCGCGCTCGGCGCCTCCATCGCCTGCGGCGGCCCCTGCCTCACCGTGGTCGCCGTGGGTCCGCGAGAGGGCGGCTGCTGGTTCGACGTGGACGCCGCCGCCGAAACGCTTGAGCGGACCACCGTCGGCGACTGGCGGGCGGGCACGAGGGTCAATCTCGAGCGCTCGCTCAAGATCGGCGACGAGCTCGGCGGGCATATCGTGACCGGGCACGTGGATGGCCTTGCCACCATCGTCGCCAAGGAGGCGATCACGGCGGGCGACGATCCCTGGGGGCCGACTGCCCGCTTCGTCCTCAAGGCGCCCCCGGCCCTGGCACAGTTCATCGCCGAGAAGGGCTCCGTCTGCCTCGACGGCACGTCGCTCACCGTGAACTCGGTCAACGACGACATGTTCTCCGTGCTGATCATCCCGCACACGCTCACCGTCACCACCTGGGGCGAGAGGCAGGTGGGCGACAAGCTCAATCTCGAGGTCGATCTCATGGCCCGCTACGCGGCGCGGCTTGCGGATGCGCGCCGGGGGGAGTAGGGACGTTCAACTTTCCTTGACATAGCCCTCATCCTGAGAGGCTGGCCCGCTATGTGGCTTTTCCATAAGTCCTCATCCTGAGGGGATTGCGTCGGCAATCCGTCTCGAAGGATCAGGGCGTCTCCAGTGTTCGCTGGATCCTCCTCCGAGACGCCCGCTCCGCGGGCTCCTCAGGATGAGGGAAGAGCTTGACGAGTCAGCATCGCAAGGGGAGCGGTGAGGCATATTCTCGAATTCTGAACGGATTTCTAATGGTCGCGCCTTCCGATAAGCCGAAAAGCCCCCGTCCGCCGGTTCCCGGCGCCCGCATCCTGGTCGTCGAGGCCCGCTTCTACGACGACATCGCCGACGAGCTTCTGCGCGGCGTGCAGCAGGCGGTGGAGGCGGCGCAGGCCAGCATGGACGTGCTGACCCTCGACGGCGCGCTCGAGATCCCGGGCACCATCGCCATCGCTCTCGATGCGGCGGAGAAGGCCGGCAAGCCCTACGACGCCGTCGTCGCGCTCGGCTGCGTGATCCGCGGCGAGACGGGACATTACGACATCGTCGCCGGCGAGAGCGCCCGCGCCCTGATGGATCTGTCGGTCGAGCGCCGCATTCCGCTGGCCAACGGCATCCTCACCGTCGAGAACGAGCAGCAGGCGTGGACCCGCGCGAGCGTGAATGAATTGAATAAGGGTGGCGGAGCGGTGGATGCGGCTCTGGCCGTGCTGCGCATCAAACAGAAACTGGAGGCCTGATCATGACGAAGCCAGCAGAGCGCTCGGCCGCTCGTCTCGCTGCCGTCCAGGCTCTCTATCAGATGGACATATCCGGCACGACCGTCCTCGACGCGCTCGCCGAGTTCGAGGCCTTCTGGATCGGACGCGAGGTCGAGGGCATCGAGTTCAAGCCTTCGGACAACACCTTCTTCCGCGACATCCTCTCGGGCGTGGTCAAGAACCAGCGCGAGATCGACGTGAAGATCGACAACGCGCTCGCCACCGACTGGCCGCTGAAGCGGATCGAGGCGGTGCTGCGCGCGATCCTGCGCGCCGGCGGCTACGAGCTGATGTTCCGCAAGGACGTGCCTGCCCGCGTCGTCATCACCGAATATGTCGACGTGACCCACGGCTTCTACGGCGACGACGAGCCGGGCCTCGTCAACGCGGTCCTCGACAAGGTCACCCGCGAGGTTCGCCCCGGCGAGCTCGAGAAGAAGGCCGCAGGGCAGGGGAAGCGGTAACGCCGATGCGGGCAGGGACCGTCAGCCGATGAGTTCGAAGGAGCGCCCGGGCGAAGAGAGCCTCATCGCCCGCTTCTTCGCCCCCATCGCCGGCGCGGGGGGCTTGGGCCTCAAGGACGATGCGGCCTGCCTGACGCCGACGCCCGGGCACGATCTCGTCGTGACCGTCGATGCCCTGGTCGAGCGCATCCACTTCCTGCCCGAGGATTCTCCCGCCTCCATCGCGCGCAAGGCGCTCGGCGTGAACGTCTCCGACCTTGCCGCCAAGGGCGCCGATCCCGCCGGTTTCCTCTTGAGCCTCGCCTTGCCCGACGACTGGACCGAAAGCTGGCTCGCCGCTTTCGCGGCCGGTTTGGGAGCGGCGTCCCGGGATTTCTCCTGCCCGCTCCTCGGCGGCGATACCGTGAAAACGAAGGGACCCCTGACCCTGTCGGTCACCGCCGTCGGCGAGGTGCCGACCGGCCGCATGGTCCTTCGCACCACGGCCCAGGCGAGCGACCTGATCTGCGTCACAGGCACCATCGGCGACGCGGCACTGGGCCTGAAGCTGCGCAGCCGTCCAGCTTGGGCGCAGAGGCTCTCACCTGACGACGAAGCGCACCTCGCCGACCGCTACCTCCACCCCTATCCTCGCCACAAGCTCGCCGAGGCGCTGCGAGACCATGCCAGCGCGGCCATGGACGTGTCCGATGGTCTGGCCGGCGACCTCGCCAAGATGATGCGCGCCAGCGGCGTCA
Protein-coding regions in this window:
- a CDS encoding threonine ammonia-lyase gives rise to the protein MRSPEDNVAEYAITIEDVQRAAKTIEGKVLRTPLVPAPRLSQLTGATVFVKHENMQPTGSFKERGAATKLESLEPAERARGVIAMSAGNHAQAVAYHARRLGIPATIVMPEGTPLVKAENTRSYGAKVILDGETLYESAARAREIADAEGLVFVHPYDDPKVMAGQGTIALEMLSDAPDLDQIVVPIGGGGLISGITVAAKAIKPDIEIVGVEAALYPSFRNAIRGENRPIGGATLAEGIAVKTVGQLPLPIVRDLVPVIFPVEEAMIERAVNAYATLQRTMAEGAGAAGLAAMLANPEHFQGKRVGLVLCGGNIDARILASVMVRELERDDRITSFRITSNDRPGLLGRVASLLGSLGANILEVSHGRLFLDVPAKGVSIDITIETRDRQHTLEVFESLAAEGLAPQRIESRSLPETAF
- a CDS encoding branched-chain amino acid ABC transporter permease, whose protein sequence is MGRSLGAARLASLLLALCLLSACGISIDADQVRVCRSTLPALNPGAVITVERVREGPAPRSLRVDYVAQHPDRPALERYAICQFAAEGLAANKADLVGLGTEEGPMSGASLYLLKRYYLDTPEGAAGDPGSRADADVADIPLSVAYWLQQILVSLPRTAIYALLAVSFALVFGLSGRINLAFGELAAIGSAATVAGTSILLGYGVSSPVLGLAAGLAAALFAGAIHNAVGGYFTIGRITAESPQPSLIATVGMSLFLMEYLRLVQSPVTVWLPPIWSEAWPLARAGEFIVNLTPITVITAGIGVLAASSLLWLVQATGFGRAWRASADDARAAALMGVNGPRLLLQTLGVAGAMAGLSGMLIVAQYGGLGFAGGFQYGLKALIAAIIGGIGSIPGAMLGGFAVGLFETLWSAYLPIEMRDMALYVALVVFLIFRPGGLLGFKDPTPRPV
- the hemB gene encoding porphobilinogen synthase, which produces MSKLSPFPRPASGEAPARSLNLSHRPRRNRKAEWSRRLVRENVLTANDLIWPIFVIEGASGRQAVASMPGVERLTIGEAVREAERAAALDIPAIALFPYTDPSLRDPTGSESLNSRNLVCRTAREIKKAVPNIGIVCDVALDPYTSHGHDGVMEGERILNDETVALLVRQAVLQAEAGADIIAPSDMMDGRVAAIREGLDEAGFLDVQIMAYAAKYASAFYGPFRDAIGTSACLVGDKRTYQMDPANSDEALREVALDLDEGADMIMVKPGMPYLDVVRRVKDTFAVPTFAYQVSGEYAMIQAAAGNGWIDGERAMMESLLAFKRAGADGILTYFAPQVAERLKKQG
- a CDS encoding enoyl-CoA hydratase/isomerase family protein, translated to MDESVEVLCEKQGEAGLITLNRPKALNALTLTMVREMRRALDSWAQDPAVTRIVVQGAGEKAFCAGGDIRQLTDDLKAGRREPALAFWREEYQLNIAIKRYPKPYISLIDGIVMGGGVGVSLHGAYRVAGERYLFAMPEVGIGFFPDVGATYALPRLPGETGMYLALTGDRVKRADAVMLGLATHSVASESIPALRDALMAGEPVDAALARFAADPGPALLEAEREAIDACFSADGVAAILARLDEAAAGGSEFAAKTAAGMRAKSPTSMSLAFEQVRRGVAMDFEEAMRTEFRIVSRIGEGHDFYEGVRAVLIDKDNRPQWRPASIEAIDPAVIEHHFASLGPQDLEAI
- a CDS encoding L,D-transpeptidase family protein encodes the protein MLSRRTLLTGSLALIFTPATGALAQQFAQSQAEWSQNYEAVSRTRVQRTSTPMLSPDALAATEQMIEYYRNIAARGGWQPVQGVQGLRVGSKSPAVIALRQRLIITGDLDQTAGESPIYDSYVEAAVRRFQARHGISSTGTVTAPTVQAMNVPAEMRIRQLEINVSRLRTLIGGLGNKYVVANIPAALVETVEGGVVHTRHAAGVGKIDRQSPLLSSKVVEVNFNPFWTVPASIIKKDLIPKMQKEPNYLTDNKIRIFNGNTELSPTQVNWFSDEATRYRFRQDPGGELNSMGFVRINIPNQHGVYMHDTPSKGIFGDDFRFVSSGCIRVQNVRDYIEFLLKDTPGWSREQIDAAFKSGERIDARLTQPVPIHWVYVTAWATPDGLVQFRDDIYNKDGLGNAIPVASRTPTEPDAEMFLQN
- the glyA gene encoding serine hydroxymethyltransferase, with protein sequence MSASEAARNHLSNSFFSASLADSDPEIARAIGLELGRQRDEIELIASENIVSRAVLEAQGSVMTNKYAEGYPGRRYYGGCQFVDIAEELAIERAKRLFDCKFANVQANSGSQANQAVFMALMKPGDTFMGLDLACGGHLTHGSPVNMSGKWFNVVSYKVRESDQIIDMDEVASLAGEHKPKVIVAGGSAYSRFWDFARFREIADEVGAFFMVDIAHFAGLVAGGAHPSPFPHAHVVTTTTHKTLRGPRGGMILTNEEDIAKKVNSAIFPGLQGGPLMHVIAAKAVAFGEALRPEFKIYARAVADNAKVLADTMLEGGYAIVAGGTDNHLMLVDLRPKKLTGKAAEAALGRAHITCNKNGVPFDPEKPMVTSGIRLGTPAATSRGFGIAEFKKVGELIVETLDGLAKNGDEGNAAVEESVKGRVHELTRRFPIYA
- the nrdR gene encoding transcriptional regulator NrdR, with protein sequence MRCPYCGSLDTQVKDSRPTDDSSSIRRRRICPDCGGRFTTFERVQLRELTVMKRSGRRVPFDRDKLQQSVEVALRKRPVDPERVERMINGIVRQLESMSDGEVPSETVGELVMEGLKGLDDVAYVRFASVYKNFREAKDFEEILGKLAEGESEDELPPPPKKKRAPSEP